From the genome of Odocoileus virginianus isolate 20LAN1187 ecotype Illinois chromosome 16, Ovbor_1.2, whole genome shotgun sequence, one region includes:
- the DIO3 gene encoding thyroxine 5-deiodinase, with translation MPRQAAPRWVVGESRGSQGGLGGAATMLRSLLLHSLRLCAQTASCLVLFPRFLGTAFMLWLLDFLCIRKHLLGRRRRGQPETEVELNSDGEEVPPDDPPVCVSDDNRLCTLASLRAVWHGQKLDFFKQAHEGGPAPNSEVVLPDGFQNQHILDYARGNRPLVLNFGSCTUPPFMARMSAFQRLVTKYQRDVDFLIIYIEEAHPSDGWVTTDSPYSIPQHRSLEDRVSAARVLQQGAPECALVLDTMTNSSSSAYGAYFERLYIIQSGTVMYQGGRGPDGYQVSELRSWLERYDEQLHGPRPRRV, from the coding sequence ATGCCTCGCCAGGCCGCCCCGCGGTGGGTGGTGGGGGAAAGTAGGGGGTCCCAGGGTGGTCTGGGGGGCGCCGCCACCATGCTGCGCTCCCTGCTGCTTCACTCCCTGAGGCTCTGCGCCCAGACGGCCTCGTGCCTCGTGCTCTTCCCGCGCTTCCTGGGCACGGCCTTCATGCTCTGGCTGCTAGACTTCCTGTGTATCCGCAAGCATTTACTGGGCCGTCGGCGCCGGGGTCAGCCGGAAACCGAAGTGGAGCTAAACAGCGACGGCGAGGAGGTGCCCCCCGACGACCCGCCTGTCTGCGTGTCCGACGACAACCGCCTATGCACCTTGGCGTCGCTGAGGGCCGTCTGGCACGGCCAGAAGTTGGATTTCTTCAAGCAGGCGCATGAAGGCGGGCCGGCGCCCAACTCTGAGGTGGTCCTGCCCGACGGCTTCCAGAACCAGCACATCCTCGACTACGCCCGAGGAAACCGCCCGCTGGTGCTCAACTTCGGCAGCTGCACCTGACCACCGTTCATGGCGCGTATGAGCGCCTTCCAGCGCCTGGTCACCAAGTATCAGCGCGATGTCGACTTCCTCATCATCTACATCGAGGAAGCGCACCCTTCCGACGGCTGGGTCACCACAGACTCTCCCTATAGCATCCCGCAACACCGAAGCCTGGAGGACCGGGTCAGCGCCGCGCGCGTACTGCAGCAAGGGGCTCCAGAATGCGCCCTCGTGCTCGACACGATGACCAACTCCAGCAGCTCGGCCTACGGCGCCTACTTCGAGCGCCTCTACATCATCCAGAGTGGCACCGTTATGTACCAGGGCGGCCGCGGCCCCGATGGCTACCAGGTCTCCGAGCTGCGCTCCTGGCTGGAGCGCTATGATGAGCAGCTGCACGGCCCTCGACCCCGTCGAGTGTAA